One stretch of Candidatus Baltobacteraceae bacterium DNA includes these proteins:
- a CDS encoding R3H domain-containing nucleic acid-binding protein, with product MAINAEAFSPSWELTQLLDIFPLPIRQALIRLPNVNEIIEVVLDLGRPPEARFENGFVFLTDTLVTHEEIAHVASHLSPFGADNRAGIERTLHRISAIRNRTGKIIGLSCRVGRAIYGTVDIILDVVRAGKSICLLGRPGVGKTTMLRECARILSEDGKRVVVVDTSNEIAGDGDVPHPGIGHARRMPVADPSLQHNVMIEAVENHMPQVIVIDEIGTEMEALAARTIAERGVQLIGTAHGQTLSNILKNPTLSDLLGGIQAVTLSDEEARRRGTRKSVLERKAPPTFDVLIEIVDRGRLAIHRNVAEVVDALLRGYQPQPEIRERGPAGNVTVVQQADTQVLPPPTARMDDVESEAAAEQEKPLMIFPYGVSRNKIERAVTNLRVSASIARKWDDADVVLTLKTLERKESAKLKIIASENIPIYTIKTNTTTQIQHALKDIFDLPSIDAEELALHEAEEAIYQVLLENKAIELTPQTSYIRRMQHQMAERHRLQSRSTGLEPNRRVQIYRGADSIA from the coding sequence TTGGCAATTAATGCCGAAGCCTTTTCGCCGTCTTGGGAGCTCACGCAGCTCCTAGACATTTTTCCGCTACCGATCCGTCAGGCACTGATCCGCCTGCCGAACGTCAACGAGATCATCGAGGTCGTGCTCGACCTCGGCCGGCCGCCTGAGGCGCGGTTCGAGAACGGGTTCGTGTTCCTGACGGACACGCTCGTTACGCACGAAGAAATCGCGCATGTTGCTTCGCACCTCTCGCCGTTTGGCGCAGATAACCGCGCGGGCATCGAGCGCACCTTGCACCGGATCTCGGCGATCCGCAATCGCACCGGAAAGATCATCGGTCTTTCGTGCCGCGTTGGTCGCGCAATCTACGGCACCGTCGACATCATTCTTGATGTGGTGCGCGCCGGAAAATCGATTTGCTTGCTTGGCCGCCCTGGCGTTGGTAAGACGACGATGCTGCGCGAATGCGCGCGCATCCTGAGCGAGGACGGCAAGCGCGTCGTCGTCGTTGACACATCGAACGAAATTGCCGGTGATGGCGATGTCCCGCATCCGGGAATCGGCCACGCACGGCGTATGCCTGTTGCTGATCCGTCGCTCCAACATAACGTGATGATCGAAGCGGTTGAAAATCATATGCCACAGGTCATCGTGATCGACGAAATCGGCACCGAAATGGAAGCCCTCGCAGCCCGCACGATCGCGGAACGCGGCGTTCAGCTGATCGGTACGGCGCACGGCCAGACGCTCAGCAATATTCTCAAGAATCCAACGCTTTCCGATCTGCTGGGCGGCATTCAAGCCGTCACACTTTCCGATGAGGAAGCGCGGCGCCGGGGAACGCGCAAGAGCGTGCTCGAGCGCAAAGCTCCGCCGACCTTCGACGTCCTGATCGAGATCGTCGATCGCGGCCGCCTTGCGATTCATCGCAACGTAGCCGAAGTCGTTGACGCGCTGCTGCGCGGCTACCAACCGCAGCCCGAGATCCGCGAGCGCGGACCGGCCGGCAACGTCACGGTCGTGCAACAAGCCGACACGCAGGTGTTGCCGCCACCAACCGCTCGGATGGACGACGTCGAGTCCGAGGCAGCAGCCGAGCAAGAAAAGCCGCTGATGATCTTCCCATACGGCGTCTCGCGCAACAAGATCGAGCGCGCCGTGACCAATCTGCGCGTCAGCGCGTCGATTGCACGCAAGTGGGATGACGCGGACGTGGTGCTTACGCTCAAAACGCTCGAGCGCAAAGAGTCGGCTAAGCTCAAGATAATTGCCTCTGAGAACATTCCGATCTACACGATCAAGACGAACACGACCACGCAGATCCAGCATGCGCTCAAAGACATCTTCGACTTGCCGTCGATCGACGCCGAAGAGCTTGCGCTACACGAAGCCGAAGAAGCGATCTATCAGGTGCTGCTCGAGAACAAAGCCATCGAGCTTACGCCGCAGACCTCGTACATTCGGCGCATGCAACATCAGATGGCTGAACGCCATCGTCTGCAATCACGCAGCACCGGCCTCGAGCCGAATCGCCGCGTACAAATCTACCGGGGAGCCGACTCGATCGCCTAG
- a CDS encoding TMEM175 family protein: protein MSDESARHFVHRLEAFSDIVIGFSLAQLGASLIIPEHAISLVQNPSWLFGFVLAFAVVCSMWFFHHRLFSRFFVPKPWPVILNFIWLAVVVLLVYATQLYVRSMSDIIAVRMYFGAYTLAYGILGFQHLIAARIGPDPAGARRGATFTFLWTTPFAVCLLATALLPADIVNAITGLVFIATTVAFMFLARRRRRESTGSVSG from the coding sequence GTGAGCGACGAGTCGGCCAGGCATTTCGTCCATCGTCTCGAGGCGTTCTCCGACATCGTCATCGGCTTCAGTCTTGCACAGCTCGGTGCGTCGCTCATCATCCCCGAACATGCGATCTCGCTCGTGCAAAACCCGAGCTGGCTCTTCGGATTCGTCCTCGCCTTCGCGGTCGTGTGCAGCATGTGGTTCTTTCACCATCGCCTCTTCTCGCGATTCTTCGTTCCGAAACCGTGGCCGGTGATTCTCAACTTCATTTGGCTCGCGGTCGTCGTGCTGCTCGTCTATGCGACGCAACTCTACGTTCGTTCGATGAGCGACATTATCGCCGTCCGCATGTATTTCGGCGCGTACACGCTCGCCTACGGTATTCTCGGGTTTCAGCACCTCATCGCTGCACGCATCGGTCCCGATCCCGCCGGTGCGCGGCGTGGCGCAACGTTCACGTTCCTGTGGACGACACCATTCGCCGTTTGCCTCCTCGCAACGGCGCTCTTGCCGGCGGATATCGTGAACGCAATAACCGGACTCGTGTTTATCGCGACTACAGTTGCGTTTATGTTCCTAGCGCGACGCCGTCGCCGTGAATCTACCGGCTCCGTGTCGGGATGA
- a CDS encoding flavin-dependent oxidoreductase — MTVLIVGAGIGGLILALELHRFRIPVRIYEQANRLQQVGVGINILPHATKILAQLGLQEELEKFAVSPNRSAFYNRFGQLIYDEPLGTAAGYEWPQLSIHRAELQNVLVRAFLARVGPANLFFGHRCIGVQQDDSSISLRFDDGTRKRGSIAIACDGIHSEIRKQFYPQEGAPIYSGYNMWRGVTKHAPILSGATMIRAGWLATGKMVIYPIRDNIDASGRQLVNWVAELETPQHIARDWNRRGNIDDFIGAFSDWQFDWLDAPLLIRNAETILEFPMVDQEPLERWSFGRATLLGDAAHPMYPRGSNGAGQAILDARALAEELGAGGDPVKALRAYEARRLPMTSGVVRANRANPPDAILREVYLRTGDRPFEHIDDIIPRDELVALSDSYKRVAGYDKETLHKTST; from the coding sequence TTGACCGTCCTCATTGTCGGGGCGGGGATCGGCGGATTGATCCTCGCGCTCGAGCTGCACCGTTTCCGAATTCCGGTGCGTATCTACGAGCAAGCTAATCGCTTGCAGCAAGTCGGCGTCGGAATCAACATTCTGCCGCATGCAACGAAGATTCTGGCGCAGCTCGGACTTCAGGAAGAGCTCGAGAAATTCGCCGTCTCGCCGAATCGCTCGGCCTTCTACAATCGCTTCGGCCAGCTGATTTACGACGAGCCACTCGGAACGGCGGCCGGATACGAGTGGCCGCAACTTTCGATTCATCGCGCCGAATTGCAAAACGTGCTGGTGCGCGCGTTTCTGGCGCGCGTCGGCCCCGCTAACCTCTTCTTCGGTCACCGCTGCATCGGCGTGCAACAGGACGACAGCAGCATTAGCTTACGCTTCGATGACGGAACGCGAAAGCGCGGCAGCATTGCAATCGCGTGCGACGGTATTCACTCCGAGATTCGCAAGCAATTCTATCCGCAGGAAGGCGCACCGATCTACTCGGGCTACAACATGTGGCGCGGCGTGACAAAGCACGCGCCGATTCTCAGCGGCGCGACGATGATTCGCGCCGGCTGGCTTGCGACGGGGAAGATGGTGATCTACCCGATCCGGGATAATATCGATGCCTCCGGCCGGCAGCTCGTCAACTGGGTGGCTGAACTCGAAACGCCGCAGCACATCGCGCGCGACTGGAATCGCCGCGGAAACATCGACGACTTCATCGGCGCGTTCTCGGACTGGCAATTCGATTGGCTCGATGCGCCGCTGCTGATCCGCAACGCTGAGACGATCCTCGAATTTCCGATGGTCGATCAAGAGCCGCTCGAGCGCTGGAGTTTCGGACGCGCGACGCTCTTAGGCGATGCGGCACATCCGATGTATCCGCGCGGCTCGAATGGCGCGGGTCAGGCGATATTGGATGCGCGCGCGCTCGCCGAAGAGCTTGGCGCCGGCGGCGATCCAGTCAAAGCGCTGCGCGCATATGAAGCCCGGCGCTTGCCGATGACGTCCGGCGTGGTGCGCGCCAACCGCGCCAATCCGCCCGACGCGATTCTGCGTGAAGTCTATCTGCGCACCGGAGATCGGCCCTTCGAGCACATTGATGACATCATCCCGCGCGACGAGCTGGTTGCGCTCTCGGATTCCTACAAACGCGTGGCAGGATACGATAAGGAAACACTGCACAAAACGTCCACATGA
- a CDS encoding putative quinol monooxygenase: protein MAKQYVLEVEFVINDGALDEFLKIVVENATNSRNEPGCLRFDVLRPDDTKDTVVLYEIYVDEGGYDAHRQTPHYAKFDAARKPLVKSVRRRNFTWSNPA, encoded by the coding sequence GTGGCTAAGCAGTACGTGCTCGAGGTGGAGTTCGTCATCAACGACGGCGCACTCGACGAGTTCTTGAAAATAGTCGTCGAGAACGCGACCAATTCGCGCAACGAACCGGGATGCTTACGCTTTGACGTGCTGCGTCCGGACGACACGAAAGACACGGTCGTACTCTACGAGATCTACGTCGACGAGGGCGGCTACGATGCGCACCGTCAGACGCCGCACTATGCAAAATTCGATGCGGCGCGCAAACCGCTCGTCAAGAGCGTGAGGCGCCGCAACTTTACGTGGAGTAACCCAGCCTAG
- a CDS encoding PadR family transcriptional regulator yields the protein MRHGRRHMHRMWRQMAREGGAGFDGEPRVRRGDVKFLLLSALTKRPMHGYDIMQDLEEQYQGRYRPSPGSVYPTLQMLEDGGFVTSQVIDGKRVYEITDAGRTLLEERGTVEDESAPGAEWGELGEAVRKFMAAVQQGLRQLDDRKTRQRIKEVLDAARKEIYSILQDD from the coding sequence ATGAGACACGGTCGCCGGCACATGCACCGCATGTGGCGACAAATGGCCCGCGAAGGCGGCGCCGGCTTCGATGGCGAGCCCCGCGTACGCCGCGGCGACGTGAAGTTTCTGTTGCTCAGCGCGCTCACGAAGCGCCCGATGCACGGCTACGACATCATGCAAGATCTCGAGGAGCAATATCAGGGACGCTATCGTCCCAGCCCCGGATCCGTTTATCCGACGCTGCAGATGCTAGAAGACGGCGGCTTCGTAACGAGCCAAGTCATCGACGGAAAGCGCGTCTACGAAATCACCGACGCCGGACGCACGCTTCTCGAAGAGCGCGGCACCGTCGAAGACGAGTCCGCGCCCGGTGCGGAATGGGGCGAGCTCGGCGAGGCCGTACGTAAGTTCATGGCCGCAGTCCAGCAAGGGCTGCGTCAACTCGATGACCGCAAGACGCGCCAGCGCATCAAAGAAGTCCTCGACGCTGCGCGCAAAGAGATCTACTCGATCCTCCAAGACGACTGA
- a CDS encoding DNA polymerase III subunit delta' gives MSEFDVVGAEGPTKFFSAYTRERLAHGYLFTGPDGVGKRTFAQRLAQSLLCVTPKSTLLGYCGHCSGCKMVQSRTHPDLFATRGQLKIGERDVEQGFHESEETTARDLVRQFSLHAYEDGWRIFIFEDVDFTREAANALLAFFEDPPARVLLLLTSDAPGRLLETIRSRLIEVRFPLFSRAQVEEILRKMGHTDAKEIARAALLSQGSVDRAVASLGGESREVRDAAIAWFYGVVQGGDVDDGHWAVRDTLEEGLETIKTLTRDWLVLRIAGKEVAPLASDEARSVGKLSAVEVSDLVRALTAIEEAERIARTNVTPHLVAESVRMALAACSR, from the coding sequence GTGAGCGAATTCGACGTCGTCGGCGCCGAGGGCCCGACGAAATTCTTCTCGGCTTATACGCGCGAGCGGCTTGCGCACGGTTACTTGTTCACCGGACCAGACGGCGTCGGGAAGCGCACCTTCGCGCAGCGACTGGCGCAATCGCTGCTGTGCGTCACGCCGAAGTCGACACTGCTCGGCTACTGCGGGCACTGCAGCGGCTGCAAGATGGTGCAATCCCGCACTCATCCCGATTTGTTTGCGACGCGCGGACAGCTGAAGATCGGCGAGCGCGACGTCGAGCAAGGCTTTCACGAATCCGAGGAAACGACGGCGAGGGATCTTGTCAGACAATTCTCGCTGCACGCCTATGAAGACGGCTGGCGCATCTTCATTTTCGAAGACGTCGACTTCACGCGCGAGGCGGCGAATGCGCTGCTGGCGTTTTTCGAAGATCCGCCGGCGCGCGTGCTCTTGCTGCTCACGAGCGACGCGCCGGGCAGATTGCTCGAAACGATTCGCTCGCGGCTGATCGAGGTGCGCTTCCCGCTGTTCTCGCGCGCGCAAGTCGAAGAGATCTTGCGCAAGATGGGTCACACCGATGCGAAAGAGATCGCGCGGGCGGCGCTGCTCTCGCAAGGCAGCGTCGATCGCGCCGTCGCGTCGCTTGGCGGGGAATCGCGTGAAGTTCGCGATGCGGCGATCGCGTGGTTCTACGGAGTCGTGCAAGGCGGCGATGTCGATGACGGTCACTGGGCGGTGCGCGACACGCTCGAAGAGGGGCTCGAGACGATCAAAACGCTGACGCGCGATTGGCTCGTGTTACGTATCGCGGGCAAAGAGGTTGCGCCGCTGGCTTCCGATGAAGCGCGCTCGGTCGGAAAACTTTCGGCCGTCGAGGTGAGCGATCTCGTTCGCGCGCTGACTGCGATCGAAGAAGCCGAACGGATCGCGCGCACCAACGTCACGCCGCATCTTGTCGCGGAATCCGTCCGTATGGCCCTCGCCGCATGCTCCCGCTAA
- a CDS encoding isoprenylcysteine carboxylmethyltransferase family protein, giving the protein MIETPGTGAPQSPWWYRNRSSVFGMLYGAGFWIPIVVDGFSNTPYVPTIVLIGSLAGGDATINALFLFALLCVLMCFLIRLSGSSYLQASIVWNADAKAERLFVEGPFRYTRNPLYLGNMFMSLGFALVAPPSGAAFILIANAYLINRLIDHEEPVLRTTFGEAYERYRASVPRLWPRLKPVPAEGDLKPNLAQGLKTEVFTLAMFLGFCCFFAPMPYGLYGFVAFYVIGIVVQRIMARRTT; this is encoded by the coding sequence ATGATCGAGACGCCGGGTACCGGTGCGCCGCAATCGCCGTGGTGGTATCGAAACCGCTCGAGCGTCTTCGGCATGCTGTACGGTGCCGGCTTTTGGATTCCGATCGTTGTCGACGGCTTCTCGAATACGCCGTATGTACCGACGATCGTGCTCATTGGTTCGCTCGCTGGTGGCGACGCGACGATCAACGCGCTGTTTTTGTTCGCGCTCTTGTGCGTGCTGATGTGCTTTTTGATCCGCCTCTCCGGTTCGAGTTACTTGCAAGCCTCGATCGTATGGAACGCGGACGCCAAAGCCGAGAGACTGTTCGTCGAGGGCCCGTTCCGCTACACGCGCAACCCGCTCTACCTCGGCAACATGTTCATGTCGCTCGGGTTTGCTCTCGTAGCGCCACCGTCGGGCGCCGCCTTCATTCTCATCGCCAATGCATACTTGATCAACCGGCTGATCGATCACGAGGAGCCGGTGCTTCGCACAACGTTCGGCGAAGCGTACGAACGCTATCGCGCGAGCGTGCCGCGCTTGTGGCCGCGCCTGAAACCGGTCCCGGCCGAAGGTGACCTGAAACCAAATCTCGCGCAGGGCCTGAAGACCGAGGTCTTCACGCTCGCGATGTTTCTTGGGTTCTGTTGTTTCTTCGCGCCGATGCCGTATGGTCTGTACGGCTTCGTCGCGTTCTACGTTATCGGGATCGTCGTGCAACGAATTATGGCTCGACGAACCACGTGA
- the tmk gene encoding dTMP kinase yields the protein MFITFEGIEGSGKSTLMQRVEQALRERGEDVLQTREPGGTPLGDEVRKIFLDPAQKIVPMAEVMLLCASRSQLCTDVIRPALRAGRTVLCDRFFDSTIAYQGYGRGMDVEELLQVCLAATSGLTPDLTFILDLPPEIALPRVVARAANGGHAVDRMERESLDFHRAVRAGYLDMARRWSRRFVVVDVEQPPEASVKTILAAVDHARVGLRTTAS from the coding sequence ATGTTCATCACCTTCGAGGGTATCGAGGGATCTGGCAAGTCCACCCTGATGCAACGCGTTGAACAAGCACTCCGCGAGCGTGGCGAAGACGTCCTGCAAACGCGGGAACCTGGGGGCACGCCGCTCGGAGACGAGGTGCGCAAAATCTTCCTCGATCCGGCCCAGAAAATCGTCCCGATGGCGGAGGTCATGCTGCTGTGCGCATCCCGTTCTCAGCTATGCACCGACGTTATTCGGCCGGCGCTGCGCGCCGGACGGACGGTCTTGTGCGATCGCTTCTTCGACTCCACGATTGCCTACCAGGGATACGGGCGTGGCATGGACGTCGAGGAGCTGCTGCAGGTCTGCCTTGCGGCGACCTCCGGACTGACGCCGGATCTTACGTTTATCCTTGATCTTCCGCCGGAAATCGCCTTACCGCGCGTCGTCGCGCGTGCCGCGAACGGGGGACACGCCGTCGATCGCATGGAGCGCGAGTCGCTCGATTTCCATCGCGCGGTCCGCGCGGGCTACCTTGACATGGCGCGTCGTTGGAGCCGGCGCTTCGTCGTCGTCGACGTGGAGCAGCCGCCGGAAGCCAGCGTGAAGACGATCCTCGCCGCGGTCGATCACGCGCGGGTAGGACTTCGCACGACGGCTTCGTGA
- a CDS encoding ABC transporter substrate-binding protein yields the protein MITRAGFTLGAIGLGTGVAFAQSDTKVSVGTTNSSSDAPFFIAEAKGYFREQRLDVELIPFDSAAKMIAPLATGQLDVAAGAPSAGLYNAAARSIDIRIVADKGSAPKGYGYLPLMVRKSLTDSGKVKSVRDLREMKIAEVAQATASFCTMNQALKKGGLTYRDVEEIYLGFPDHFAAFSGGSIDASITAEPIATKCIESGVAVRFMPDDQFYPNQQIACVLYGGPFIKSKGDAAQKFMVAYIKAARDYNDALKGGKMAGRAAGEVIAILTKYTAIKDPAIYRAITPNGNDPNGRLNTESLAKDLATFKEAGFVTSGITVDFVLDETFAQAAVKMLGPYHSKA from the coding sequence TTGATCACGCGCGCAGGTTTTACACTCGGCGCGATCGGTCTTGGGACAGGCGTTGCGTTCGCGCAGTCCGACACCAAGGTTTCCGTCGGCACGACCAACAGCAGTAGCGACGCGCCGTTCTTCATCGCGGAAGCCAAAGGATATTTTCGCGAGCAGAGACTCGACGTCGAACTCATTCCGTTCGATTCGGCAGCGAAAATGATCGCGCCGCTTGCTACCGGACAACTCGACGTCGCTGCAGGCGCGCCCTCCGCCGGCTTGTACAACGCCGCCGCGCGCAGCATCGATATCCGCATCGTAGCCGATAAGGGGTCTGCACCCAAAGGTTACGGCTATCTGCCGCTCATGGTCCGCAAGTCGCTGACCGACTCCGGAAAGGTCAAGAGCGTACGCGACCTTCGCGAGATGAAGATCGCCGAAGTTGCGCAAGCCACGGCCAGCTTCTGCACGATGAACCAAGCGCTCAAAAAAGGCGGTCTCACGTATCGTGACGTCGAGGAGATCTATCTCGGATTCCCCGACCACTTTGCGGCCTTTAGCGGCGGGTCCATCGACGCCTCGATCACGGCCGAACCGATCGCTACGAAGTGCATCGAAAGCGGCGTCGCCGTCAGGTTCATGCCGGACGATCAGTTTTATCCCAACCAGCAGATCGCATGCGTACTCTATGGCGGTCCGTTCATCAAGAGCAAAGGCGATGCGGCGCAAAAGTTCATGGTCGCCTACATCAAAGCGGCACGCGATTACAACGATGCCCTCAAAGGCGGCAAAATGGCGGGACGTGCCGCAGGCGAGGTCATCGCAATTCTCACGAAATACACGGCCATCAAAGATCCGGCCATTTATCGTGCGATTACGCCCAACGGCAACGATCCGAACGGGCGCCTGAACACCGAAAGCCTGGCCAAAGATCTCGCGACCTTTAAAGAAGCTGGATTCGTGACGAGCGGCATCACCGTCGACTTCGTCCTCGACGAAACGTTCGCCCAAGCTGCAGTCAAGATGCTCGGACCGTACCACTCGAAAGCTTGA
- a CDS encoding PilZ domain-containing protein — MLYELAKIFGGSKGPERRGHNRKTVTYPVRWNKDENTVIDGVGQEISATGALIVLKDKPPTPEFTVQMKIAERMMTIRLQVVRHDAVQNAGTTWHRFATKFAGISADDWDAVVRFCNDTPAPVNRGADELKAVQNKSDDAFRLLPLAIQQQIVNSLVQMNHMSVPGPGQAPLLRMTYSGVVKRGAQEIHRCHVHSRIDVEGEIRQYDTTFLIDGTGKVEVQGAKH, encoded by the coding sequence GTGCTTTACGAACTTGCCAAAATTTTTGGTGGAAGTAAGGGTCCAGAGCGCCGCGGACACAACCGCAAAACAGTTACGTATCCGGTGCGCTGGAATAAAGATGAGAACACGGTTATCGACGGCGTTGGCCAGGAGATTTCAGCGACCGGTGCTTTGATCGTTCTCAAAGACAAACCACCAACGCCCGAATTCACGGTGCAGATGAAGATCGCCGAGCGAATGATGACCATTCGCTTGCAAGTCGTTCGCCATGACGCGGTGCAGAACGCGGGTACGACCTGGCACCGCTTCGCGACGAAGTTCGCGGGCATTTCGGCTGATGACTGGGACGCAGTCGTTCGCTTCTGCAACGATACACCGGCGCCGGTCAACCGCGGCGCCGACGAACTCAAGGCCGTACAGAACAAGTCTGACGACGCGTTCCGGCTCTTGCCGCTTGCGATTCAACAGCAAATCGTCAACTCGCTCGTGCAAATGAACCACATGTCGGTACCGGGACCGGGGCAAGCCCCGCTGCTGCGTATGACGTATTCGGGCGTCGTCAAGCGCGGCGCGCAAGAGATTCACCGCTGCCACGTGCACAGCCGTATCGATGTCGAAGGCGAGATCCGTCAGTACGACACGACGTTCTTAATTGACGGAACGGGCAAAGTCGAGGTTCAAGGCGCCAAGCACTAG
- a CDS encoding CaiB/BaiF CoA-transferase family protein translates to MLNEDDVLPLHDVRVVEFCHTIMGPSCGFVLAELGADVVKVEAAPSGDATRRLGGFAAGFFPCFNRSKRSLVVDLKTERGKAIVRKLIERSDVLIENYGPGTLDRLGFGADAVEKMNPKLIYCALKGFLQGPYERRPALDEVVQYMTGLAYMTGLPDRPLRAGSSIVDIMGGVFGVVGILAALRERERTGKGARITASLFESAAFLVAQHMAAEAVTGLPPPPMSMRYPAWGIYETFPTKDGTPIFIGATSNAHFESFCRALGREDLLAVPEFSDNNKRVAAKEKLIPIVAEIVRKHSFNDLAKIFERESIPFSPVAKPGDLFEDPHLNSHGWLERTELATGTMTKLPGIPLEFADHKLGLRHQPPQLGEHTDEILKELGFS, encoded by the coding sequence ATGCTCAACGAGGACGACGTTCTCCCACTGCACGATGTTCGTGTCGTTGAGTTCTGTCACACGATCATGGGGCCGTCGTGCGGTTTCGTGCTTGCGGAGCTTGGCGCCGATGTCGTCAAGGTTGAAGCCGCACCGAGCGGTGACGCAACACGACGGCTGGGCGGCTTTGCAGCGGGATTCTTTCCGTGCTTCAACCGCAGCAAGCGCAGCCTCGTCGTTGATCTGAAAACCGAGCGCGGAAAAGCGATCGTTCGCAAGTTGATCGAGCGGTCTGATGTGCTAATCGAGAACTATGGCCCGGGAACGCTCGACCGTTTGGGTTTCGGCGCCGACGCGGTCGAGAAGATGAACCCGAAGCTCATCTACTGCGCCCTCAAAGGCTTCTTGCAAGGACCCTACGAGCGCCGCCCCGCGCTCGATGAAGTCGTGCAGTACATGACTGGCCTTGCATACATGACGGGACTTCCCGATCGTCCGCTCCGGGCAGGCTCGTCGATCGTCGATATCATGGGCGGCGTGTTCGGCGTCGTCGGAATTCTTGCGGCGTTGCGGGAGCGCGAGCGCACCGGGAAGGGCGCGCGCATCACGGCCTCTCTCTTTGAGAGCGCGGCATTCTTGGTCGCGCAGCACATGGCGGCCGAAGCCGTAACGGGCCTGCCGCCACCGCCAATGTCGATGCGCTATCCGGCGTGGGGCATTTACGAGACATTTCCGACCAAGGATGGCACGCCAATCTTTATCGGCGCCACGTCAAACGCGCATTTTGAGAGCTTTTGCCGTGCGCTCGGACGCGAAGATCTGCTCGCAGTCCCTGAGTTCTCGGATAACAACAAGCGCGTTGCTGCGAAAGAGAAGCTGATCCCGATCGTGGCTGAGATCGTGCGCAAGCATAGCTTTAACGATCTTGCGAAGATCTTTGAGCGCGAATCGATCCCGTTCTCGCCCGTCGCCAAGCCGGGCGATTTATTTGAGGACCCGCATCTCAATTCTCACGGCTGGCTGGAACGCACCGAGCTTGCAACCGGGACGATGACGAAACTGCCCGGCATTCCGCTCGAATTCGCCGACCACAAGCTCGGCCTGCGCCATCAACCGCCGCAGCTCGGCGAGCACACCGATGAGATTCTCAAAGAGCTGGGGTTTTCGTAG
- a CDS encoding S-methyl-5'-thioadenosine phosphorylase has product MVAKDSAEIGVFGGSGFYSLIENAREVWIETPYGAPSDKVALGEVAGKKVAFLPRHGKDHRFPPQAINYRANLWAMKELGVARIIGPTACGSLDPKVAPGEMVVCDQVVDRTTGRKDTFYDGPITTHISFADPYCPQLREIAIAELKKIGITTHDHGTVVVIQGPRFSTRAESKWFSSHGWEVINMTQYPECYLARELEICYVNISLITDYDVGLEGMPGVKPVSHEEVMKVFASNNERVKKAIFGIISATPKQHSCKCSSALEGARF; this is encoded by the coding sequence ATGGTGGCTAAAGACAGCGCCGAGATCGGCGTTTTTGGTGGATCCGGCTTTTACTCGCTAATAGAGAACGCGCGCGAAGTCTGGATTGAAACGCCCTACGGCGCCCCGAGCGATAAAGTTGCACTTGGGGAAGTCGCCGGAAAGAAAGTCGCGTTTCTTCCGCGTCACGGCAAAGATCATCGCTTTCCGCCGCAGGCGATCAACTACCGCGCAAATCTCTGGGCGATGAAAGAGCTCGGCGTTGCGCGCATCATCGGCCCGACCGCATGCGGCTCGCTCGATCCCAAAGTCGCGCCCGGCGAGATGGTCGTGTGCGATCAGGTCGTCGATCGTACGACCGGCCGCAAGGACACGTTTTACGATGGCCCGATCACGACGCACATCTCGTTTGCCGATCCGTATTGTCCGCAACTGCGTGAGATTGCAATCGCCGAGCTAAAAAAGATCGGCATTACTACGCACGACCACGGTACTGTCGTCGTCATTCAGGGGCCGCGCTTCTCGACGCGCGCGGAATCGAAGTGGTTCTCGAGCCACGGTTGGGAAGTCATCAACATGACGCAGTATCCCGAGTGTTATCTCGCACGCGAGCTGGAGATCTGCTACGTCAACATCTCGCTGATCACGGACTACGACGTCGGGCTCGAAGGGATGCCCGGCGTCAAGCCCGTTTCGCACGAAGAAGTCATGAAAGTCTTCGCGAGCAATAACGAACGCGTGAAGAAGGCTATCTTCGGCATTATCTCTGCAACGCCTAAGCAGCATTCGTGCAAGTGCAGCTCGGCGCTCGAAGGCGCGCGCTTCTAA